The following nucleotide sequence is from Candidatus Babeliales bacterium.
TTACCACAAATTCCAGCAAACACAACGTCAGCTTTGTGGTGGCGTAAGCTGTGCGCGCAACGCAGTAAAAAGTTGATCGTGCTGCGGATGCGCATAATTTGAGCGCACTGACTTTTTGTACAAATGTGCTGCATACTGCGCAATCACCGCCGGTTGGCAGTCTTGCTGAATAAACTCTTTGCACACTACATCAGTGCTCAACAAATTTGGCAACGCCATATTCTTAATGTTAACAACCATGCGGCCCAGCCAGTAGCTCAACCACGAAATTTTAAAGAGCACAACCGTGGGAATATTTAAGAGCGCAAGCTCAAGCGTGATAGTCCCTGGTTTGCTGATTGCCAAGCTGCATGAGCTCAATGCAGCCAAACTTTGGGCCCCTGAAACAATTTCAACACGATACTGATAGTTTCTGAGCGCTGAGGTTGCAAGCGCACAGCGCACCTCGTTGATATCAAGCGATTCTGCCTGCGGAATTACAAACTTGAGCTCAGGAAACTCTTGCGCCAAGCGCGCGGCCACATCGGCAACCACCGGAAATAACGTTGCCAACTCACTTGGTCGCGAACCAGCAATCAAGGCAACTTTGGGCTGCTTGGTGCGCATATTTTCAAAATACGGCTGCACGCGGTCGTAAACCGGACAACCCAGCCATTCTGCCTGCACGCCACGCGCTCCGTACCACGCCACTTCAAACGGATACAGTACTATCACACGGTCACAATACTGCCGAATTGTTTTTATGCGCCAGGCGCCCCAGCACCACAACTGCGGCGGCGAGAGGTAGGTAATTTTTACATCAGGACAGCGCTTTTTTAATGCTTGTGCTAACCGCAGATTAAAGCCAGGAAAATCAACGAGCACGACTTCGTCAAAATTTTGTTCAATAATATGATTAGCCAATTTTTTTAGAAACGAAAGAAGACGGCGCAAGTGCCGCACTATTTCTACAATGCCAACCACATTCAAGGCCTCAAACCGTTCATACAAATGCGCGCCTGCCTGCTGCAAGTAATTACCACCCACGGCCTCCAGATAAACGTCACGCTCGCTCAAGCGATTAACATACCAAGCACCGGTTTTATCGCCAGAAAGTTCGCCAGCAACTATAAAGATTTTTTTCATAATTTTTTCAAACACCCATCAGTAGAAAATTGCGTACGCACTTCTTTCAATAAACAAACGTCGTTATTAACTGCCTTGCCAAGACGCTCGGCCAACATTTTGTGCCCAACAGCATCAACATCTTTTTGCATCTCTTCATGAATTTTTTGTACATTTTGAACACGACTAGCCAAATTTTTGTGCAACTGCTCAATGACTGTTACGCTGGCCCTCAACAAAGTGCGGCTTGCTGATTTAAAAGGCGCTTGGTTTTCGATAAGATTTTCAACAACAGCAGAAAGTTTATTTTGCAACGTTGCATTTTCAATAAGCAACGTGCCAATAGCACCATGCAATTTTGACGAAATCTCAAGCGATGCATGAACGTCTTTTTTACTTTTTATCTGGTCGCGCACACTGACACACAAACGAGCCAAGCGCTGCTGCACTGCACCAATGGTGCAACCCAGCGATGTTGTTTGCTTAAATGCCCGACGCGTAAAATCTCCCAAACGCTCTTTGAGAGCATTTTTTGACATACCACTTAACTCTTTAGATGGTTCCTCTTT
It contains:
- the lpxB gene encoding lipid-A-disaccharide synthase, translated to MKKIFIVAGELSGDKTGAWYVNRLSERDVYLEAVGGNYLQQAGAHLYERFEALNVVGIVEIVRHLRRLLSFLKKLANHIIEQNFDEVVLVDFPGFNLRLAQALKKRCPDVKITYLSPPQLWCWGAWRIKTIRQYCDRVIVLYPFEVAWYGARGVQAEWLGCPVYDRVQPYFENMRTKQPKVALIAGSRPSELATLFPVVADVAARLAQEFPELKFVIPQAESLDINEVRCALATSALRNYQYRVEIVSGAQSLAALSSCSLAISKPGTITLELALLNIPTVVLFKISWLSYWLGRMVVNIKNMALPNLLSTDVVCKEFIQQDCQPAVIAQYAAHLYKKSVRSNYAHPQHDQLFTALRAQLTPPQS